From the Alphaproteobacteria bacterium LSUCC0719 genome, the window CCCCTGTCCATCGGCACCCTGCATTTCACCGGTATCGGCGGTATCGGCATGAGCGGCATTGCCGAAATCCTGTTCGAGATGGGCTATTCCGTCCAGGGAAGCGACAGCGCCGAGAATGCCAATGTCCGCCGGCTTCGCAAGAAGGGCATCAAGGTCATCTGCGGGCAGAAGGCCGAAAATGTGGACGATGCCGCGATTGTCGTCATCTCGACGGCGATCCGGCCCGACAATCCGGAATTGATTGCCGCGCGCGAACGGTTCCTTCCTGTTGTCCACCGTGCCGAAATGCTTGGCGAGCTGATGCGGCTTCGCTGGTCGGTCGCGGTTGCCGGAACACATGGCAAGACGACCACGACCTCGCTTGTGGCGACCCTGCTGGACAGCGCCGGGATCGATCCGACGGTGATCAATGGCGGTATCATCACCGGCTGGGGAAGTAACGCCAAGCTTGGTCATGGCCAGTGGATGGTTGTCGAGGCCGATGAAAGCGACGGCTCCTTTTCAAAGCTGAACCCGACCGTTGCCGTTGTAACCAATATCGACCCCGAACATCTTGATCATCACGGCAGTTATGAATCGCTGGAACAGGCCTTCCTGAATTTTGTTGCCTCGATCCCCTTCTACGGCTTTGCCACCCTGTGTATCGACCATCCGGCGGTACAGCGGCTGATGGCCGGCATCAAGGACCGTCGGATCATCACCTATGGCATGGCTGCCAATGCCG encodes:
- the murC gene encoding UDP-N-acetylmuramate--L-alanine ligase, whose amino-acid sequence is MSELPLSIGTLHFTGIGGIGMSGIAEILFEMGYSVQGSDSAENANVRRLRKKGIKVICGQKAENVDDAAIVVISTAIRPDNPELIAARERFLPVVHRAEMLGELMRLRWSVAVAGTHGKTTTTSLVATLLDSAGIDPTVINGGIITGWGSNAKLGHGQWMVVEADESDGSFSKLNPTVAVVTNIDPEHLDHHGSYESLEQAFLNFVASIPFYGFATLCIDHPAVQRLMAGIKDRRIITYGMAANADVRAVNLRHDGPMMVFDVILSDRTAGGYEMMREVRFPMLGEHNVQNCLAALAVALEMGVTPDRITAALEMFGGVGRRFETKGVSGGVTVIDDYGHHPVEIRAALRAGRMLCGTNKLVAVVQPHRYSRLADLFEDFCGCFNDADEVLVAEVYAAGETPIDDIGRDALVTGLRDHGHRGPAALAGPDMLAREILDRTQSGDLVMCLGAGDITSWAAQLPTEMDRLREMDT